A window of the Arachis duranensis cultivar V14167 chromosome 5, aradu.V14167.gnm2.J7QH, whole genome shotgun sequence genome harbors these coding sequences:
- the LOC107487754 gene encoding reticulon-like protein B13, whose protein sequence is MSAQPEPVMPSEPEPEAESQVLTTTPSHSSSDHVNGNNVVKDVVLWRRKKLNATLLILATATWVSMQLYQFKFITLISWLAIFLLACIFLYANLTKLFGKEPPRLTRFELTEETAMGMAHTIRVWIEEAIRLLFWVGAEKEWHVFVGVEVGLLLLSYVGTFMDLLTFLYIGTIVSMTVPVAYVKYEDKVQRLVNWLRERCNKSYQVIDEKAIQKIKTKVMNGKDNKEKKTQ, encoded by the exons ATGTCTGCACAACCAGAACCAGTTATGCCTTCAGAACCAGAACCTGAAGCGGAATCTCAAGTTTTGACAACAACTCCCTCCCATTCCTCATCAG ATCACGTTAATGGCAACAACGTTGTGAAGGACGTGGTCTTATGGAGAAGAAAGAAACTGAATGCAACCCTTCTCATATTGGCAACCGCAACATGGGTCTCTATGCAactatatcaatttaaattcaTCACTCTCATATCGTGGCTTGCCATATTCCTTCTTGCTTGCATATTCCTCTATGCCAATCTCACTAAACTTTTCGGCAa GGAACCACCACGCTTGACGAGGTTTGAACTGACAGAAGAAACGGCTATGGGAATGGCCCACACTATTCGAGTTTGGATTGAAGAAGCAATAAGGTTGTTGTTCTGGGTGGGGGCTGAGAAAGAGTGGCATGTCTTTGTGGGAGTCGAGGTTGGACTGTTGTTGCTCTCTTATGTTGGAACCTTCATGGACCTCCTAACTTTCCTTTATATAG GTACAATAGTGAGCATGACAGTTCCAGTAGCATATGTGAAGTACGAGGATAAAGTCCAGAGATTAGTGAATTGGTTGAGAGAGAGATGCAACAAGTCTTATCAAGTTATCGATGAGAAGGCTATTCAGAAGATCAAAACCAAAGTAATGAACGGCAAGGATAATAAGGAGAAGAAAACACAGTAA